Within Micromonas commoda chromosome 9, complete sequence, the genomic segment CTGCGGCACACAGCGCTGTCGCTGGCGTCTAGAATATTGGCATGCCGAGGCCGGAGCCGACGCCTCACAGGCGCCAGACTCGCGCGAGGcagttcgccgccgaggatgttGTCCGCAGGGATCAGAGGGACAGAGCCCGGATCGACTTTGACAGACGTTACGaggttgacgacggcgactcgGAGGTGAGGAATCGACCGGTGCTCACCCAGGCTCAGcttcccgcggcggtcgcggtggCATCCATGCTGTACGCCCAGGGTAAGTCCGACGATGCACGTAAGGTTTTGCGCCAGATACTCGCCCTGGACCcccacgacgcggtggctcTGGAGCTTCTCAAGCGTGTGGCCcattcggcggcgagcgcggtgaaagccgcggacgcgatggcggcgaacatggaggccgcgggcgaggccgcgcggcgcagggaTGAGGCGAGGATCGGTgagatggcgcgcgcgaacgacgagaacgacgcgcccgaggcgatCCCGATGAGGACGGGCAAGAAGGTATTCCCCgagcgggcgccgcgacggctccCGCTGTGGctcgacgaagacgacgtcgacgaggacacgCGCGATTCTAAGgatctcgacgacgcgctcgccatggcgcggacggcgctgGACCCCGCGTTATTCGCGCGTGGGTTCTCCTGGTCGGATCGGGAACGGCCGATGTTCCACGACAAAGAGACGGAGGATGACATTCGCAAGGGAAAGAAACGCGGCGTGGTTGCTCCAAAGGTGACCACCGCAGAGCTCGACGCCCACCTGGAGGCGAAACTGGCCCGTGAGGCGGCGCAGAAAAAGGCGGACTGGGAGTTGGAGGTCAGCGAGGCCCAGAAGGCGATGGCAAAcatgcgcgcggaggaggatgccgagaaGGACGCGCGAAGGGCCAAGGTCATCGCCATGCGGAAGGGCCTCGACGAGGGGTTGGCGCTGGCCAGGGCGAGGCACGCGGAGGAACACGCGCACAGGGTGAAGGAGTCCGTGGAGGCGTCCTCCGGGAACGATGGCGGGGGTGGTGAGGTTGCGAGGACGGGTAAAAAGCTCCTGCGTCCACGGAAGCGCGAGCCAGCGCCATGGGCCATGCGGAGATAGGCGCGCTAACTGGTCTACAAATCTAATAAGGGTCAGTCTTCGTCCTCCGATGCATCGCTCTCGTTTTCTTCTTCTTCATCCCCCTCATCCTCCCCGCTGTCGTCCTCTTCATCGCTACTCTCGTCTCCGCCCTCGGactcctcctcgtcttccTCTCCGTCCGTCGGcatctccgcgagctcaGCCTTCTCGGTCAACAAAGCTTTACACTccagcgccatcgcgtcggtgGGAAACCTCGCAAGGAGCGCGTTGCACGCCGAGAGCGCGTCTCCGTACTTCTTTTCCTTGAGGCAGTTCATCAGGACCAGTTGCATGGACATCCTGGACCCCGCCTCATCCCCCTCACCAGCCATCGCGGTCTGCTGTGTCGCGAGGTTCAAAAGAGACGCAAAACTACTGGCAAAATATCCATACCCGCGTGTGCGGTGTTGCCCATTTTTTTTGTATGGACAAACAGTCTCCGGGCAAAATAAAATCCGAGACGAACCAATGGGAGAGCGCCAAGGTGGATTTTGACGAAGCAAAACGCCTTGGCTCGCCTCAATTTATGGACGACGGATGTGCCCGGGAGCTCCACTCTATTGACTCCACCCCGTCTCCTATCTGAAGAGAGAAACCACCAGTCAAAGATGGCCGCGATTATCGGCCAGTCCGCgttcgtccgcgtcgcccccaaGGCTGTCGCCAAGGTGCGTCGTCCCTCCGAGAGGACTCATCCAAAACGACGAACGCAACAGAATGTTCTCCTCGATCGGAGTAACACTTTCCCCGAGACCGATCCAACGCCCCGAACCCCTACGCTGACGCCTTCCCGACCCAAACATCGCAGGCGCAGCGCGTCAACACCAAGCGCGCCGTGGTGTGCTCCGCCGTcaacgacgagcgcgacgcctcgaaggctgccgcggtcgccgcggccgcggctgtCGCGCTGTCCACGGCCTCCCCCGCGCTggccatctccgcgcgcctcgagggaACCGAGACCGCCAggctcatcgaggaggcgcaggtCTCCAAGAAGAAGCCCGCTGCGGCACCCGCGAAGGCTGCCGTGAAGACTGCGCCCGTTCCGAAGACCGCCGCTCCCGGGGCCCAGTACCCCAAGCCCGGcaacgccaaggctgagaacgCGGACCTCCGTCTGCCCGAGGTTAAGTTGGCGGTGCCTGAGCCCACGAAggccgccaagcccgcgcccgtgaccAAGGCGACCGTGAaggcgcccaagcccgccGTGGGCAAGCCCTCGGCCCCGGTGATCCCCAAGAAGGCCAccgcgcccaagcccgccgcggtcaagcccgccgctcccgagAAGGCTGTCGTCAAGACGGCTCCCGTTCCCAAGACCAGCGCTCCCCGCATCGACGCGAAGCAGGCCAAGGCTAatctcgccgagctcaaggtTGAGGCTCCCACCGCGACGAAGGGCGGCAAGGGCATgcagctcgccaaggaggcgcCCAAGACGAGGCTCGAGaagtacgccgcggcgggcggcatcGGTGGCGCCGGTCTCGCGGGCCTCCTCGGTGCGGGCAAGGCGGCGGgtaaggcggcggcggcgaagggagccgcgggcaaggcggcggcggcggccactcaggcggacgcgctcgaggcggcggccgtaTTGGTGGCCGGTGGTGCGGTTGGACAGACGGGAACCTCCATCATCACCAAAAACTCGCGCATCCGCAAGATTCGCATCACCCCCAAGGGCGAGCTCCCGCTTCCCCtgcagacggcggcggccttggCGGTGCCCGCGTCCTTCCTCTTCACCCTCGTCACCATCCTCGCATCCCTGtgatcgacgacgcgtgtCTAGTGATTCCGGAACCATAGCGCTCGCGTGTTGTTTAAAGCCAAATACAATTTCTTCAACTCAAAAGAATTGCCCTATTCGTTACTTCCCCCCCTCGAGCGCTCGCCAGAACCTACTTCTTCTCGTCGGATCGCTCGCGAATTCCCCGAGGCACGCGGAGGtgcacgtcgtcgaccccggcTTCTCCACCCCCCGCGCAATCATGCAcaggtgcgccgcgcggcacGCCACCATCACCCCGGATGCGCCCGTCGCAGCCGCCACGTCCCTGGCGATGTCTCGCGTCAGGCGCTCCTGAACCTGAAGCCTGCGCCCGTGCATCGTCACGATCTTCTGTAACATCGCGCGGGACACGTCCTTcctcgaacccgtcgtcgccacgtgCACAGCTCCGTGAAAGGGCAGCAGGTGGTGTTCGCAAAGCGTGGCGAGCTCCAGatcgcgcacgagctccgTCTCCCCCGACCCGTCCGATCCGTCGACCATCTTCCTCTTCTTACCTCCCAGggccgtcgcgggttcggcgtcagccgcggcgtGACCTTCCCTGGACGCGGCCATGAGGTCCGCGTACCTTCGAGCGGTCAGCGACAGACGATCGGCGTCCATCTTCGCTCCcaggccgagcgcgcgcatcaTGCCCTCGACAGCCTCGGCCACAGCTtgaggcgcgggcggcggcgacggcgtcccgagcgccgcctcgaacggcgtcgccggtcgcgcATCGAGCGACACGGACACCTCGGACGGCACCGCGAAGTTGTGCGAAGAGTCGGTGGGCGAgtccctcccgccgccgccgccgctgggaCACTCGTggagcgcggtggacgtggacgcggcttcggcgtcggtgacggtgTTGTACGTGTTATACGTGGTGACGGCGGTTCCCGGGGACGAACcaacgcggtcgtcgtcgattcCGTTCGTCGGGGAGACCGACCCGCACACGCACCGTCGGcacaccgcgtccgcgccgtgcgtcGTCCATCGACCGCCGCTCCCGTTACCAAActcgccgagcccgacgcccgGACCTggtcccgcgccgacgcccgcgccgagcatTGCGCGAAACTCCGCTCCGtacccgtccgcgtcgttcccCCTCCCTCCTGTGGCGAAGCAACCCGTCGCGGCCTCGCCGCTGACGGGGATCGGGCCGAACGGTCCCATCTGGGCCGCCTCGAGCACCACGTGCACCCCcctgggcgcggcgccctcgtgcAGCGCAGTAGcgatgtccgccgcgagcctgtTTGGGTTCTGCAGCCTCCTGGCAAacacctcggcgagcctcgccACCTTGCTCAGGCCCACGATCTGACCCCTGGACGGGACGTATCCGACGTGTGCGCGGCCGTAGAACGGAAGGAGCgagtcctccgcggtggagaagAACGGCACGTCGCGGATGAGCACCACCCCGGGCctggcgaggaggtggtcgtcgacggcgccgcccgatcgttccgcgcccgtcgccgcgcgctcggcctcgatagccgcgttcgcctcgtcgctcTCTAGCCCCGGCTCGTGGAACAGCGCGCTGCCCACGGCATCGATCGCGCTCATCCCGTACCCACGCACCGCGAACGCCATCGCCTTTGCCACGCGCTTCGGGGTGTCGGCGAGgccctcgcggtggacgtcctCTCCAAGTGCCTCGAGCATGGCCCTCACCgaccgctcgagctcgtccctgtccacctcgacgccgccggcatTGTGTGATGGCGCGGGCGCCTTATCGGTCGCGGACGTCATCCCCCGACGCTCGATACGACCGCGAGCCTCGAACCTCGACCGCGGCACCTCCTGCACCGCCGATCGCAAAAGTGCCCTCAGGCCGtggtcgtcagcgccggcAAAATGGGGTTGCGTGGCTCTGGTCCGTTCTCACGTCAGGTTACGCGGCACGTATGACAACCAGTCAGAAACCATCGGCGAAATTGGGCCCACGTTCGTGGAAATTCCCACATTTTGGCCACATTTGGCAACAAAGTTTTGGTGACGAGGACCGCAGAATCGGCCAATCGGCTCCGCGCAGAAGGcaccgctcgagctcggaaTCGTGGCGAGTGTCGATTGTGATGGCGGTATCCGATCCACCGAGTcgaccggcgtcgagcgtcgccaccggGAAGTcttcgcccgtcgcgggcggcgacgtcgagggagaCATGCTCGGCGGCAGCACCACAGTCGACGACTCGAGCGAGTTCGCGCTTGGCTcctccgacgtcgtcgatgcgtCCGTGTCGCTGGAGGGAGACGTCGAACGCACGCCCCCGAGACACGAGCGCGGACCGTCTCTCGTGCACGATATCGTGACGAGCGCCATCGACAAGGCTGAGGagagcgcggaggcgtggGAGGCTGTCGACGCTGCAATGGAGAGGGCGACGGAGGGTATATCCAAGAGCGGCTCGATGGCTGGGAGCAGGCCGCCGACCGCGGGGTCGCAGGGCACGCAGGTGCACAACCTGGTCGAGGATGCGATTCATAACGTGGAGCAACAGGCAGAGCAGAGCGAGATCATCCACACGCTCGTCGACGGTGTCGTTCAGAACGTGATCGACTCGGCAGAGAAGAATCCCGACGACAGGCCCCCATCCGTGGTCGCGCACGACGTCAGCACCGCGTCGAACACGCAAGAGTTTGATGAGAGCAACGAGTACAGCGCCGACTTCGAGAGCGCAGATCCGACGGATCCCAGCTCCGGGGAtatcgcgcgctcgctcaTGCCCAGCAGCAAGTTGTCGTCCATGCAGGACATGGAGGCAGCCGCCGACGTATCCGAGATGTCTCCAAAGGCTGTGGGCGGCGCAACGGGAgacctcttcgccgcgacccgcAAGACGACGGCCGAGCCGCAGCCCGATCCCGatcccgagcccgagcccgagctcgagcccgagcccgagccagAATCCCTGTCGCTCATGCCCAGCAGTAAGTTGTCGTCCATGCAGGACATGGAGGCAGCCGCCGACGTATCCGAGATGTCTCCAAAGGCTGTGGGCGGCGCAACGGGAgacctcttcgccgcgacccgcAAGACGACGGCCGAGCCGCAGCCCGatcccgagcccgagcccgagctcgaGTCCGGACCGGTGGAGGCGAAAGAATCGTCTTCGATGGCCGACCCTGAGTACAGCGCTGACTTTGAGGATGCTCCCGCGGAGTACAGCGACACGTTTGAGGATCCGGAGACGCTGAGCAAGTCCAAGCTGTCCGCCGGGGGTTCACCCaagccatcgccgccgagggatcccgctccgcccgcggccaaggccaaggctcgCAGGCCCGCGCGCAAGTACACGCTGCCACCGGTGAAGCCCTCCATGCAGCGGTCTCAGCTGGGCAAGATGGTTGAGAGCGAGAAGAAGTCTGGCCCCTCGTTTGGGTTtggcacggcgacgaggttcgACTTCCAGAAGAAGACCCCGGAGGAGTCGCTAGCGTTGAACGCGAGTCTTCGAAGGAACCGAAGCAGGCTCGGGGATACGGGTCCAAAGTACGAGGTACCCGGTCCGGGGTATTACAAGGCCGCCAACTCGGTGGGCAGGCAGGGGTACTCTGAGCGAAGGACAATGCCCAGCGGATGCTTCGGGAGGGCGTCCAGGGACGCGGCTGGTAAGGCTGAGGATCGTCAGAAGatcgccccggcgcccgtgGCTTACACCCTTCCGGACTCCGTCGGCCGGCAGCCCCACTCCATGAAGGAGACTCTGCCGTCGATATCGTTCACCAAATCAaagcgtcgcgtcggcgcggcggcgctcaggtACGACGAGACAATCTCCCCGGGCCCGGTGTACCAGGCGGCCAGCGGGATCGGGAGGCAGGCGCTGAGCGGGAAGTACTCCGCCAACCCCATACGTTTCCCCAAGGAGCTGAGGAGCACAGATAGGACCAAGAAGAACCCCGACGAGGTGCGTTGGGCGTCCGTTCCGGGTCCCGGAGCGTACGCGCTG encodes:
- a CDS encoding hypothetical protein (expressed; conserved uncharacterized protein cup B006), with product MPRPEPTPHRRQTRARQFAAEDVVRRDQRDRARIDFDRRYEVDDGDSEVRNRPVLTQAQLPAAVAVASMLYAQGKSDDARKVLRQILALDPHDAVALELLKRVAHSAASAVKAADAMAANMEAAGEAARRRDEARIGEMARANDENDAPEAIPMRTGKKVFPERAPRRLPLWLDEDDVDEDTRDSKDLDDALAMARTALDPALFARGFSWSDRERPMFHDKETEDDIRKGKKRGVVAPKVTTAELDAHLEAKLAREAAQKKADWELEVSEAQKAMANMRAEEDAEKDARRAKVIAMRKGLDEGLALARARHAEEHAHRVKESVEASSGNDGGGGEVARTGKKLLRPRKREPAPWAMRR
- a CDS encoding hypothetical protein (conserved uncharacterized protein, cup B005), with product MAAIIGQSAFVRVAPKAVAKAQRVNTKRAVVCSAVNDERDASKAAAVAAAAAVALSTASPALAISARLEGTETARLIEEAQVSKKKPAAAPAKAAVKTAPVPKTAAPGAQYPKPGNAKAENADLRLPEVKLAVPEPTKAAKPAPVTKATVKAPKPAVGKPSAPVIPKKATAPKPAAVKPAAPEKAVVKTAPVPKTSAPRIDAKQAKANLAELKVEAPTATKGGKGMQLAKEAPKTRLEKYAAAGGIGGAGLAGLLGAGKAAGKAAAAKGAAGKAAAAATQADALEAAAVLVAGGAVGQTGTSIITKNSRIRKIRITPKGELPLPLQTAAALAVPASFLFTLVTILASL
- a CDS encoding predicted protein, translated to MTSATDKAPAPSHNAGGVEVDRDELERSVRAMLEALGEDVHREGLADTPKRVAKAMAFAVRGYGMSAIDAVGSALFHEPGLESDEANAAIEAERAATGAERSGGAVDDHLLARPGVVLIRDVPFFSTAEDSLLPFYGRAHVGYVPSRGQIVGLSKVARLAEVFARRLQNPNRLAADIATALHEGAAPRGVHVVLEAAQMGPFGPIPVSGEAATGCFATGGRGNDADGYGAEFRAMLGAGVGAGPGPGVGLGEFGNGSGGRWTTHGADAVCRRCVCGSVSPTNGIDDDRVGSSPGTAVTTYNTYNTVTDAEAASTSTALHECPSGGGGGRDSPTDSSHNFAVPSEVSVSLDARPATPFEAALGTPSPPPAPQAVAEAVEGMMRALGLGAKMDADRLSLTARRYADLMAASREGHAAADAEPATALGGKKRKMVDGSDGSGETELVRDLELATLCEHHLLPFHGAVHVATTGSRKDVSRAMLQKIVTMHGRRLQVQERLTRDIARDVAAATGASGVMVACRAAHLCMIARGVEKPGSTTCTSACLGEFASDPTRRSRFWRALEGGK
- a CDS encoding predicted protein, which translates into the protein MAVSDPPSRPASSVATGKSSPVAGGDVEGDMLGGSTTVDDSSEFALGSSDVVDASVSLEGDVERTPPRHERGPSLVHDIVTSAIDKAEESAEAWEAVDAAMERATEGISKSGSMAGSRPPTAGSQGTQVHNLVEDAIHNVEQQAEQSEIIHTLVDGVVQNVIDSAEKNPDDRPPSVVAHDVSTASNTQEFDESNEYSADFESADPTDPSSGDIARSLMPSSKLSSMQDMEAAADVSEMSPKAVGGATGDLFAATRKTTAEPQPDPDPEPEPELEPEPEPESLSLMPSSKLSSMQDMEAAADVSEMSPKAVGGATGDLFAATRKTTAEPQPDPEPEPELESGPVEAKESSSMADPEYSADFEDAPAEYSDTFEDPETLSKSKLSAGGSPKPSPPRDPAPPAAKAKARRPARKYTLPPVKPSMQRSQLGKMVESEKKSGPSFGFGTATRFDFQKKTPEESLALNASLRRNRSRLGDTGPKYEVPGPGYYKAANSVGRQGYSERRTMPSGCFGRASRDAAGKAEDRQKIAPAPVAYTLPDSVGRQPHSMKETLPSISFTKSKRRVGAAALRYDETISPGPVYQAASGIGRQALSGKYSANPIRFPKELRSTDRTKKNPDEVRWASVPGPGAYALPKSVGRQAESHRGTLPAVSFGTCYREQAAKASLGKLQAKAILGGALGPGPAARTLPSGVGMQRLSGNVTLPTIGFTKGERWQTRRSKLDVPGPGAYRV